The DNA segment TTTTGCCTATCGATGTAACGATTGATGCACACTGTTTAAAAAACAAAGgaatgtataaaaattattcatttaattggGGCTTCGCAATCTgttatagtatttaatttatatcaaTAGAGTGTAAATCAATCAATCCTAATATATCGAAAATCCATCGAGTCAAAAAATTACCCTCGTTATACCAGCTGCCGCAGTTTAAAAACAAAGGACGtatcaaaattgttatttatttggtatttgtgACTGGAATGATATTCGTTTAAAAGAGATCGTAAAAATAGTTGAGTCCTTGTCCGAGCTCCCAAATGGAGATGCCAGTGCCCAGCTCTTTAGCCAGCTTAATGCGCTCATTTATTGAGTGCAATGTGGGATAAAAAACAATATGACGACCAGTTTCAGATCtgagaaataaatgtatgatTAGTTAGAAAATTTTGCAtagcattaattaattttctcaCTTGATCTCAAAGAAGTTCTCAATGTCACGCTCGTCAAAGGTCAAATGCTTCTTCACATGCCGGACCAGCTCCAAATATTGACCAAAAGTGATGGGACCGCCACCATCAGGCGTATAATCATTGCCATACATATTCAAGCCCAGCAGTATTTTGGAACGTTTCGTTTCCATGTCATGGCAGCCATTTGGCGTCATATGCTCCACAGCTTTGCGCACCCAATAGAGCGGCGCATTGGCGCCAGGGCGCTGCACACTGGAGAAATCATAGGTCATTAGGGAGAAGGCGTAAACATGCTTGTACAGCCTGTCCATGTGTTTCTCGCCAAACAAGTTTGGAGTGTCCTTGCGCTGCGGTGGAATCACCAGGATCAGACGCAATTGCTGCTTCTGCAGCTCTTTGactaaaaatgagaaattagcatttaatcgcaattcttattaaattgttttaccCATTTGCAGCACCAATGTAAAAAGGATTTGGTCGTCTATGCGACCAGCTAGCTGCGACCAAACCTCCAACACCAATCCTTCAAAACCATGTTGCTTGCACGTCTTGATGAGAAGCTCATTCAGTTTAGTGCGCTCCTTCGCATCGCTCAGCAGTAGTTTAATGTCGCGGTCAGTGAAATGATCAAAGATAATACGAGGAAACACTGCAAGAGATTGAGCATAGTCAAGCAAATGTGGGAAACTGGAAACTCATTGGGAACCTTTCACTGTGCGCatctgtggttgttgttgtacctTTCCTTTGCGTCGCACATCCGTCAGCCAACCCGCGTCGATGTCGTGTGTGCCGGCCACGGCATACTCGTTGCCCTGTTTTACAATTTGTAGCCAGACGGGTGAGATGATGTCAAACTTTTTGGCAAAGATCTTGGCTACATCATAGCCATGTGAGTTCCACTGTAAAATGATCAATTAGTTAATGTCTAGAAGGGGATAATGTTGTTCATGCTCACCGGCGTTACATAGCCTAGTGTGGTGCCATTGAAATGCCGCAGCGCAGTGTCCTTATAGTAGGCATCGTGATGCATAAGAATGTCTTTCGGCAGCGGCTCTGATGACACTAAGTCCAAATCAAACACATTGCTGTCTTGTGGACCACGTAAGAACTTGGATTCTTTGTGCTTCGACTTGGATTTGCTGTCTGGCGAGAGTGTGGCAGTTGCTTGCTGGctacacagcagcagcagcagcataatgTGTACATATGAGACGTTCATCTCGTTTAGCAAAGATTAGGAACAAGAAAACCTTAAAGTTTCCAAACCCATCGAGAAAAcagtaaaaatcaattaaattcagGTGCCACCAATAGGGAATGGCAATCATTATGAGTCAAATCACTTTTACTCATGCTTACCGGGTTATTGcacttttaaaaatgtataaatattgcacataaacaaaatttgctgCCAGCAGAAACAATTCACCGGCTCAGTCCTCAGTTACTTATCGTTATCGTTCGATGGCGATTGCTCATTAGTGGTGGTTGGTTAATAGACCAGAGTTATCGCCGGTTATTCAAACTGAAAAAGAATTCGAGAAGCGTTTACAAAACAAACTTTAACAATTACATcagcaaattaaaacaatgtaaatataataacaaaaacaagaataatCACAACAGTCAAAAACCCCACATTAACTcttttacttcattttatactttttagtaattttgattttatttaatataataaatagtattttttatgagAGTTTGTCAAGTGCTTTCATGTCCGAACttattaatttctaattataTTTCCCCAACATAACTAAAATGCTTTtttatatcgatatttatattatgtatattatatttaaatcttttatACGGTATAAATTAAAGGGAGGGGGATTATTATCATAATGCTGCTTTAACTTAACatcgaaattaattaaaactattGCATTAGACTAACTGAAAATCTACAATCgaagttgttgtttgttaccAAAACTACaataattatcatttaaaaaaaaatgaaattaattgatttaaaacacaacaaattgctaaatacaattttccccaaattaaataaaaataaaacaatagcGCTACGTAAACATTAAGAATTAATCGTAATCATAGTACTAATCGTAATTATAatcatttgtttgcttgcttagCTTTCTCCTTCGATTcagacaaacacacgcatTAAGTCGCTGCTCGCCGAGCTGCTGCCCGGCGTGGAACTGTTGCTCTTCCATGgattactgttgttgttgacgctgCTCCCATTGCCTGCTGTTACACCAATGGCTGCACTACCTCCACCACTGCAAATGTTGCTGTTATCGGAGAGCGTGCGCAGCAATTGTTTCTTGAGCAGCTGATGCTGTGGACTCGCATTGCCCATAGGATTGACAGCGACACCGACGCCACTTTGCAACTGCAGTGGCAAGTGCAGGGGACGCTGTCGCATCAATGGTCGACCATGGCTATGAccgccgttgctgttgctgctgctgccaaccGGGGAGTGACGTTGTGGTCGTGAGGCCAGCAATTTGCGTCTCTTTTCATAGAAACTGTGCATGCGCTTgtgctgctcctgctgttgcagttgctccaacagctgctgctgatcgCTGGCATCATTGTGCTCCAACTTTTCTGGCTTTAACTTTCCAGCAAGCAGTTCATTGAGTCGCTTCACCGTCAAACTATTGCTGTTATTCGTCAGGCGACTCAGCAGCGTGCGTTTGTTACATCTCAAACGCTCTTGCGCAATGATGCTGCATTTCTGTGCATATATCGTTTTGCCCTGGGCAGGATTACgtggcagcatcagcatctgTTGGGCAGCTGTTGTTGGATTACTGGAGCCATTGCAGTGGCCAGCGTGtgacgacggcggcggcggtggcggtggacGAGCTAGAGTGCCCAcaatgccattgccattggtgCCATTGAGCGAGAGCAGGCCATGATTCGCCTTGCGCGTCATCAGCAGATTCTTGCGCAGGGTGGCGCCCATGCCATTGGGCAACTTGACCAGGCCAAACGTGTTCATGGCCAGCGGACGTGGCGGTCCCGCATAGAGTGTCATATTAAAGTAGGTGGCAGCATCCTCGTGATATTTGGCATTGACCAGTTGGCGATGTGGTTGCGCTATAGGTTCACTCTCGTAGCTATTGTaggttgtgttgttgttggtggctgGTTGTGGTTGAGGCTGGGCTTCCAGCTTGACAGTCTTTgtatggttgttgttggcttcCGCCGCGCTAACAGTCTCCAGTTTCGTAAAGTCAAAATCGCTTAGTTCATCATTGAAATGATTGGCATCCGTTGCAGCTACCGCTCCAGCTGTCgctccagttgttgttgtgaggACATTCACATCGACATTGTCGTAACCCGCCTGGGTGAGAAACTCGGCAATCACCTGTTGCTGACTCTGTTGATCCAGCACCGACACCTGATTATTGTCCGTAATCTCATAGATAATACTTGGCAGCATCATATGCTCATCtcccgtcgtcgtcgttgctccTCCGCCTGCTGCGTTCACCTCTGCTGTCGTCACTTCAGCATCATCCGTCAACGAGGGCACATCATAAACACTAAATTGTGCTGTTGCCTCTTCGTTGAGTTCCTGCTtcagttgatgttgctgctgatgatgttgctgctgttgttgctgatctGCTTCgagcatttgctgctgctggtagATCAATTGCTGCAACTGCATCGCATTTATGGCTGTCAACTGTGGCTCCTGCTCGTGTTGCGAATCCTCTCCAAAtacttgctgttgctgttgatacAACGCTGTGGCATATTCGTTGGGATCCGCATTAATGGTGCCGTCATCGTAACGCAAACGTTTTGTAGCCGGCGCATTTTGCTCCTGgagttggtgttgctgctgcgacgcttgatgctgctgctgtggctgtgaaTGCGACTGTGAGGTGTCCAATGCGCTCTCATCGAATGGTATATCCGACTCCACGGTGTTAAGAATTTCGTTGATGAACTTGCTGTCGAGCATTTCGTCCAGTGTCAGCGATATCGAGTTGTCATCGGAGGTGTTGTGCATGGGCAGCGGTTCCTCAGCGACTGCCGAGAGATCCACTTGATGCTGgcgtggctgttgctgctgctgctgctcctcgtGTCCTGTTATCGAGGACACGGCCTGATCCAGTTCACTCAGCtggtgctgatgctgctgttcgTAAAGCGGCGCCTGCTGTTTCTCCTTGGCGGGTTTGTTGCTGCGGTGATGCGTTGCAGCTGCTTCTCCGGCAGCTTTCAGCTGAGAAACAATTGCGAAAAAAGTTAGCATAGGATTTGTAATGTACGGATTTGCAACTAACCTTCTTTTTGCTTGGCTGCGTCTCCTCCAGCAAACTGGGAGCAGGCgagtagttgctgttgttgacattctcgttgccattgctggcggcgacagcagctgcagcgggCGTTGTGGGCAGCGAGCAGGATGAAttggaggaggaagaggaaaaCACCGTAATGGCTGCAGTTGCGCCTGTTGCGGCCACATCATCCTTGACAGCCACAGGCGgcgcggcagcagctgcaactgttgctgctatgGCACTGGCGCTCTTCTTGGAGCCACCTCCTGCTGCTACTTTGTGATGCAACTCGGAGTGATGGCGATTTTTGGATGACTTGGAACGCGAACGacttgtgctgctgctgctcgtctTATTGGAGGAACTGCtactcttgctgctgctgcttttgtgaCGAGATGAGGACGTTGTCGACGAAGTTGCCGAGCTGCTCGACACATGTGTTGCATTATTATTGATGGCAGCCAAAGAGCTGCTTGATCCATTCGAACAACTGGACATCGTGGCCGACAATGTGTCTGTGGGTGAACCTAACAATTCCGCCGGATCACGCACACCATCCTGACTGTTTTGCTCCGCCAGCGTTGCGGCTTGAGAGGAACGTGATGTTGatgtcgtcgacgtcgtctcCGTCGTGTTGAGCTTGTTGGGCACCGCATCCCAAATACTGGGATGCTGCAGTGCAATGTGATTGTTGAAACCGGCCTTGGTGTAGCTGCCATTGCAGGCATTACACACCACAATGTCGCGCGCTGCCTGCTTTGGCACCATGTCATAGTAACCCATGTCGGCCGCATTTAAACGCTGCACCTGCAACACAGCACGGGTCccgcctccacctccacctccacgTAGCTGTGTCTTTTCAGCGGCACGCAACTGCTTAATCATCTTGTCCAGATCAAAGACCTGTTGCCACTTCTGACCTTGAAGAGCGGCCAACGACAGGCTGGAGGTTGGAGACAGCATACTGCCCAGCTGGgaagcggcagcggcggcacTGCCCACAATCACATCCGACTTGGATGAGTTGGTCATGGTTGCTGCATTTGCTCCTACTGACGTCTTGGCGTGCTTTGTGGCAGCGTTGTTGGACTGTTCTGTGTAGTTTAAAGCGGCGGCCACATCACTCATGGGCATCGTTGCTTTGCTGCCCGGCCTTCCGTGAACAAATGCCGGGCGAATGATGCAATTGAGGAGCGAGACGAGCGAAAGATACGTGAAATGGGGGCAAGATGCAAGGCAGGCGGCCTCTGTTGATGAGGGTACGAGCGAGTACGGCTAGTTAGCTTGGCGACGCGACTGGCATTTTTCTGtagaagaaaaaacacaatcaccatttgaatatttactGCGCACATTTCTCatttattatcatcatcactAGTAGACTCCCAAAGGCATGCAAAACTGTGGCTGTG comes from the Drosophila sulfurigaster albostrigata strain 15112-1811.04 chromosome 2L, ASM2355843v2, whole genome shotgun sequence genome and includes:
- the LOC133849241 gene encoding chitinase domain-containing protein 1; its protein translation is MNVSYVHIMLLLLLCSQQATATLSPDSKSKSKHKESKFLRGPQDSNVFDLDLVSSEPLPKDILMHHDAYYKDTALRHFNGTTLGYVTPWNSHGYDVAKIFAKKFDIISPVWLQIVKQGNEYAVAGTHDIDAGWLTDVRRKGKVQQQPQMRTVKVFPRIIFDHFTDRDIKLLLSDAKERTKLNELLIKTCKQHGFEGLVLEVWSQLAGRIDDQILFTLVLQMVKELQKQQLRLILVIPPQRKDTPNLFGEKHMDRLYKHVYAFSLMTYDFSSVQRPGANAPLYWVRKAVEHMTPNGCHDMETKRSKILLGLNMYGNDYTPDGGGPITFGQYLELVRHVKKHLTFDERDIENFFEIKSETGRHIVFYPTLHSINERIKLAKELGTGISIWELGQGLNYFYDLF
- the LOC133849149 gene encoding AF4/FMR2 family member lilli, which translates into the protein MPMSDVAAALNYTEQSNNAATKHAKTSVGANAATMTNSSKSDVIVGSAAAAASQLGSMLSPTSSLSLAALQGQKWQQVFDLDKMIKQLRAAEKTQLRGGGGGGGTRAVLQVQRLNAADMGYYDMVPKQAARDIVVCNACNGSYTKAGFNNHIALQHPSIWDAVPNKLNTTETTSTTSTSRSSQAATLAEQNSQDGVRDPAELLGSPTDTLSATMSSCSNGSSSSLAAINNNATHVSSSSATSSTTSSSRHKSSSSKSSSSSNKTSSSSTSRSRSKSSKNRHHSELHHKVAAGGGSKKSASAIAATVAAAAAPPVAVKDDVAATGATAAITVFSSSSSNSSCSLPTTPAAAAVAASNGNENVNNSNYSPAPSLLEETQPSKKKLKAAGEAAATHHRSNKPAKEKQQAPLYEQQHQHQLSELDQAVSSITGHEEQQQQQQPRQHQVDLSAVAEEPLPMHNTSDDNSISLTLDEMLDSKFINEILNTVESDIPFDESALDTSQSHSQPQQQHQASQQQHQLQEQNAPATKRLRYDDGTINADPNEYATALYQQQQQVFGEDSQHEQEPQLTAINAMQLQQLIYQQQQMLEADQQQQQQHHQQQHQLKQELNEEATAQFSVYDVPSLTDDAEVTTAEVNAAGGGATTTTGDEHMMLPSIIYEITDNNQVSVLDQQSQQQVIAEFLTQAGYDNVDVNVLTTTTGATAGAVAATDANHFNDELSDFDFTKLETVSAAEANNNHTKTVKLEAQPQPQPATNNNTTYNSYESEPIAQPHRQLVNAKYHEDAATYFNMTLYAGPPRPLAMNTFGLVKLPNGMGATLRKNLLMTRKANHGLLSLNGTNGNGIVGTLARPPPPPPPSSHAGHCNGSSNPTTAAQQMLMLPRNPAQGKTIYAQKCSIIAQERLRCNKRTLLSRLTNNSNSLTVKRLNELLAGKLKPEKLEHNDASDQQQLLEQLQQQEQHKRMHSFYEKRRKLLASRPQRHSPVGSSSNSNGGHSHGRPLMRQRPLHLPLQLQSGVGVAVNPMGNASPQHQLLKKQLLRTLSDNSNICSGGGSAAIGVTAGNGSSVNNNSNPWKSNSSTPGSSSASSDLMRVFV